Proteins encoded in a region of the Marinitoga sp. 38H-ov genome:
- a CDS encoding Fur family transcriptional regulator: MNYKNQISNISEILRENDISPSLQRIQIYKYLLENHTHPNVDTIYKALVDSIPTLSKTTVYNTLKLFQSKGLVSVLTIDENEARFDINTHVHGHFKCINCGKIFDFEVQDIIINPKIKQENKIIDEQLYIKGFCKECLSEE, from the coding sequence ATGAATTATAAGAATCAAATAAGTAACATTAGTGAAATATTAAGAGAAAATGATATTTCTCCTTCTTTGCAAAGGATTCAAATTTATAAATATTTATTAGAAAACCATACTCATCCAAATGTTGATACAATATATAAAGCTTTAGTTGATAGTATTCCAACATTATCAAAAACTACTGTATATAATACATTAAAACTTTTTCAATCAAAAGGTTTAGTCTCTGTATTAACTATTGATGAAAATGAAGCAAGATTCGATATTAATACTCATGTTCATGGCCATTTTAAATGTATTAATTGTGGAAAAATTTTTGATTTTGAAGTTCAGGATATTATAATTAATCCTAAAATCAAACAGGAAAATAAGATTATTGATGAACAGTTATATATAAAAGGATTTTGTAAAGAATGTTTATCTGAAGAATAA
- the rnr gene encoding ribonuclease R — protein MKKNFKKKNIKEKIMKILKEKPLLQKEVYEKLKAKTKDEKREIRKNLSELLDEGVLYKNSKNKFCIPGKNMKIGTIEFTRRGSMAFVTTKTGDEIAVTLENIKDAMHKDLVLVEIIGNWRDLPKGKVLKVLKRGMNKVVGIFEQKKLFGFILPIDQKINTDFYVSPENFNNAKPGQIVEAEIIKYTHKNPEVRVTKIIGDVNEPKVDLPIVIIKHDLPEPGVFPDNVMKEVLKIPNTVQEKDLKGREDFRNEIIVTIDGDNAKDFDDAVQVKKLENGNYLLGVHIADVSHYVKENSNLDKEAFKRGTSVYLIDTVIPMLPHELSDWICSLVEGEDRLTMSLIMEIDKEGEVINYNVYNGVIKSKKRLTYNKVNKLLNNEANEELEREIGWLRPNLEIMKELMEIIRENRRRRGAILDIEGGEVKFIFDEKGNIKDIIPVERGISEVIIEEFMIKANETVASIFDSQGLPFIYRIHEEPDPDMLLQLKNYLEIMGLKYRFPKNIHPKLLQDMLEHLKDHPLKKSIQKLLVRSLKRAVYSDLNVGHFGLASENYTHFTSPIRRYPDLIVHRLLKKYLKNKGTLSNKEIEKYTELLPEIASYSSKRERVANEAEWDLSDMKKVEYIMNHMNETFEVFITNITKFGMFAEIPNKFIQGLIHVSTMDDYYVYNEKQNVLVGEKTKKIYRLGDKLKVRVKNANKLTAEIDFEIVDKNNNKLEKELKKQYPNAKIKLNNKKRK, from the coding sequence ATGAAAAAAAATTTTAAGAAAAAAAACATTAAAGAGAAAATAATGAAAATACTTAAAGAAAAACCATTATTACAAAAAGAAGTATATGAAAAATTAAAAGCAAAAACTAAAGATGAAAAAAGAGAAATTAGAAAAAATTTATCTGAGTTATTAGATGAAGGTGTATTGTATAAAAATTCTAAAAATAAATTTTGTATTCCAGGTAAAAATATGAAAATAGGAACTATTGAATTTACTAGAAGAGGAAGTATGGCATTTGTTACTACAAAAACTGGTGATGAAATAGCAGTAACTTTAGAAAATATAAAGGATGCAATGCATAAAGATTTAGTTTTAGTTGAGATAATAGGAAATTGGCGAGATTTGCCCAAGGGTAAAGTTTTAAAAGTTTTAAAAAGAGGTATGAATAAAGTTGTTGGTATATTTGAACAAAAAAAACTATTTGGTTTTATATTACCCATTGATCAAAAAATTAACACAGATTTTTATGTATCTCCTGAGAATTTTAATAATGCTAAACCCGGACAAATTGTGGAAGCAGAAATAATCAAATATACACATAAAAATCCTGAAGTTAGGGTAACGAAAATTATTGGCGACGTTAATGAACCTAAAGTTGATTTACCTATAGTTATAATTAAACATGATTTACCTGAACCTGGAGTATTTCCAGATAATGTTATGAAAGAAGTTTTGAAAATTCCTAACACTGTACAAGAAAAAGATTTAAAAGGAAGAGAGGATTTTAGAAATGAAATAATAGTTACTATTGATGGGGATAATGCAAAAGACTTCGATGATGCCGTTCAAGTAAAAAAATTAGAAAATGGAAATTACTTATTAGGTGTTCATATTGCTGATGTTTCGCATTATGTAAAAGAAAACTCAAACTTAGATAAAGAAGCATTTAAAAGAGGAACTAGTGTTTATTTAATTGATACTGTGATACCAATGCTTCCTCATGAATTATCGGATTGGATATGTTCTCTGGTTGAAGGAGAAGATAGGTTAACAATGTCACTCATAATGGAAATAGATAAAGAGGGAGAAGTTATTAATTATAATGTATATAATGGCGTAATTAAAAGTAAAAAGAGATTGACATATAATAAAGTGAATAAGTTGTTAAATAATGAAGCAAATGAAGAGTTAGAAAGAGAAATTGGCTGGTTGAGACCAAATTTAGAAATAATGAAGGAATTAATGGAGATAATTAGAGAAAATAGGAGAAGAAGAGGAGCAATTTTAGATATAGAAGGTGGAGAAGTAAAATTTATATTTGATGAAAAAGGAAATATTAAGGATATTATTCCTGTTGAAAGAGGAATTTCTGAGGTTATTATTGAAGAATTTATGATAAAAGCAAATGAAACAGTAGCTTCAATTTTTGATTCACAAGGATTACCTTTTATATATAGAATTCATGAAGAACCAGATCCTGACATGCTATTACAATTAAAAAATTATCTAGAAATAATGGGATTAAAATATAGATTCCCTAAAAATATTCATCCGAAATTATTACAAGATATGTTAGAGCATTTAAAAGATCATCCGTTGAAAAAAAGTATTCAAAAGCTTCTTGTTAGGTCTTTAAAAAGGGCAGTTTATTCTGATTTAAATGTTGGTCATTTTGGATTAGCCTCTGAAAATTATACGCATTTTACATCTCCAATTAGGAGATATCCCGATTTAATAGTTCATAGATTATTAAAAAAATATCTAAAAAATAAAGGAACATTAAGCAACAAAGAAATTGAAAAATATACAGAGTTGTTACCTGAAATAGCTTCATATTCATCTAAAAGAGAAAGAGTTGCAAATGAGGCTGAATGGGATTTGTCTGATATGAAGAAAGTAGAGTATATAATGAATCATATGAATGAAACTTTTGAGGTATTTATAACTAATATTACAAAGTTTGGTATGTTCGCTGAAATACCAAATAAATTTATACAAGGTTTAATTCATGTATCAACTATGGATGATTATTATGTATATAATGAAAAACAAAATGTATTAGTTGGTGAAAAAACAAAGAAAATATATAGGCTTGGAGATAAATTAAAAGTTAGAGTTAAAAACGCAAATAAGTTAACTGCAGAAATAGATTTTGAAATAGTAGATAAAAATAATAATAAGCTCGAAAAAGAACTGAAAAAACAATATCCAAATGCTAAAATTAAATTAAATAACAAAAAAAGAAAATAA
- the murB gene encoding UDP-N-acetylmuramate dehydrogenase gives MNLDLKYLYSLGNNILINEPMKKHTTFKIGGIVPYYIIPKTKNIFINTLNYIIEKNINFKIIGGGANLLINDSTLNFIVLSTEYLTGYSVKENILYSEVGIPISRLSYIAMENSLSGLEFASGIPGTLGGALFMNAGAYGGQISDVILNVEVYDTKEKKTHILEKDLLNFNYRKSIFHERKYIALSAYIKLNKKDKKEIENKMKDLSIKRWEKQPLEYPSAGSFFKRPRPNFYVGTTIEKLGLKGYSIGDAEISNKHAGFIINKGNAKFEDVIKLSEYVKKIVKESYGEDLEIEPEIWW, from the coding sequence GTGAATTTAGATTTAAAATATTTATATTCTCTAGGCAATAACATATTAATTAATGAACCTATGAAAAAGCATACAACTTTTAAAATTGGGGGGATAGTACCATATTATATTATTCCTAAAACCAAAAATATATTCATAAATACTTTAAATTATATAATTGAAAAGAATATAAATTTTAAAATCATTGGCGGCGGCGCCAATTTATTAATTAATGATAGTACTTTAAACTTCATTGTTTTAAGTACAGAATATCTTACAGGATATTCCGTTAAAGAAAATATTTTATATAGCGAAGTTGGAATACCTATTTCAAGACTTTCATATATAGCTATGGAAAATTCATTATCGGGTTTAGAATTTGCTTCTGGAATACCGGGCACATTAGGTGGTGCTTTATTTATGAACGCAGGAGCATATGGAGGACAAATTTCTGATGTTATTTTAAATGTTGAAGTTTATGATACTAAAGAAAAAAAGACACATATTTTAGAAAAAGATTTATTAAATTTTAATTATAGGAAAAGTATTTTCCACGAAAGAAAATATATAGCTCTAAGCGCATATATAAAATTAAATAAAAAAGATAAAAAAGAAATAGAAAATAAGATGAAAGATTTGTCAATAAAAAGATGGGAAAAACAACCTTTAGAATATCCTAGCGCTGGAAGTTTTTTTAAAAGACCTAGACCAAACTTTTATGTAGGAACTACTATTGAAAAATTAGGACTTAAAGGGTATTCTATCGGTGATGCTGAAATTTCTAATAAACATGCAGGATTTATAATCAATAAAGGAAATGCAAAATTTGAAGATGTTATAAAATTATCAGAATATGTAAAAAAAATAGTAAAAGAAAGTTATGGTGAAGATTTAGAAATTGAACCAGAAATATGGTGGTGA
- a CDS encoding TIGR00153 family protein: MGLFFGKKEKIIIELFNKHLEAVDNTIEKLVELIKNLDKDMQKIKELSEQVRNAETEADHIRRQAESEMYSGAFLPNFRGDLLGTIEAMDRIANKAETVADEIELQSLRVPKEILEDLNELILKSQVTYRAVKEAAKEMFEDFEKTNEMILKTENYEHETDIIERSTIRKIYSLDISLPEKMQLKKLVHRIADISDTSEDVSDRIQIIIYKRKV, encoded by the coding sequence ATGGGTTTATTTTTTGGAAAGAAAGAAAAAATTATTATCGAATTATTTAATAAGCATCTTGAAGCAGTTGATAATACAATAGAAAAACTTGTTGAATTAATTAAAAATTTGGATAAAGATATGCAAAAAATCAAAGAGTTATCAGAACAAGTTAGAAATGCTGAAACAGAAGCTGACCATATAAGAAGACAAGCTGAATCTGAAATGTATTCTGGAGCATTTTTGCCTAATTTCAGAGGAGATTTATTGGGTACAATAGAGGCAATGGATAGAATAGCGAATAAAGCCGAAACTGTTGCGGATGAAATTGAATTACAATCATTAAGAGTACCAAAGGAGATATTAGAAGATTTAAATGAATTAATATTAAAATCGCAAGTTACTTATAGAGCGGTTAAGGAAGCAGCAAAAGAGATGTTTGAAGATTTTGAGAAAACAAATGAAATGATATTAAAAACAGAAAATTATGAACATGAGACTGATATAATAGAAAGAAGTACTATAAGGAAAATTTATTCTTTAGATATTTCGCTTCCTGAAAAAATGCAACTGAAAAAATTAGTTCATAGAATAGCTGATATTTCAGATACTTCTGAAGATGTCTCTGATAGAATACAAATTATTATATATAAAAGAAAAGTATAA
- a CDS encoding DUF927 domain-containing protein — translation MKREDIIQRIIEEKGVNAIPVLINLMEDSDPETYEIITDIIDILGSDAKKYLFNEFIKRFEKNYFDDVVMLYLIDVLSNLECKEIIPYLERMLNMYSDERAFPLIIEALLRLTKDEKYIDILATFLDDTGDLQELAIMAISELPTKKSIKYLLDKYISNISKSEKALILDSIQKLLFKNRELMNEVKNHPAGDEISEMLEWMLK, via the coding sequence ATGAAAAGAGAAGATATTATTCAGAGAATAATAGAGGAAAAAGGCGTTAATGCAATTCCTGTTTTAATAAACTTAATGGAAGATAGTGACCCAGAAACTTATGAAATAATTACAGATATTATTGATATTTTAGGTTCTGATGCAAAAAAATATTTATTTAATGAATTTATAAAAAGATTCGAAAAGAATTATTTTGATGATGTTGTAATGTTGTATTTGATTGATGTACTATCAAATTTAGAATGCAAAGAAATTATCCCATATCTAGAACGTATGCTAAATATGTATTCCGATGAAAGAGCTTTTCCATTAATTATAGAAGCTCTTTTAAGGTTAACAAAAGATGAAAAATATATTGATATACTTGCCACGTTTTTAGATGATACTGGCGATTTACAAGAATTAGCAATTATGGCAATATCGGAATTACCTACAAAAAAAAGTATAAAATACCTATTGGACAAATATATATCAAATATTTCAAAATCAGAAAAAGCACTTATTTTAGACTCTATTCAAAAACTATTATTTAAAAATAGAGAACTTATGAACGAAGTAAAAAATCATCCGGCTGGAGATGAAATATCAGAAATGTTGGAGTGGATGTTAAAGTGA
- a CDS encoding AAA family ATPase encodes MIHSLAVKNFGLFKDVSIDFSEGLNVITGESGAGKSMLIKALISILSGNVPKNLKNNNGSISAYITISDDTKNELRDYLFIENNDIVINVNFNEKRSVFRINGEIVPKNILEKIGSYIMEVHTQDSQVLLRNPKYHNTIAFNIFKRNFEDLIIEYNKKYIEYLQLKEKLNNIPSDSSEIYRKIDILNFQIEEIERISPKENEDEELKVEYKKLNHIEEIKIKLEKSLAILKDNDENIDVLIGEIVNDISHISDYGFEKELDFAISIQDMINELYGNLESKLYDLDLDPERLNEVSNRLNDIMNLKRKYGPTLEDVFINLEKFKSELNELYDLEKIINEINPLIEKKKKELFNLGEKIKKKGELLLKDLEVKIKNELNSLNMEHAEIIFEFSKLNEPSKYGTYNVRLLAKTNPQSDYLPLEKIASGGELSRIILAIEKSLGEAHVVETMLFDEIDSGVGQRLADIIGKKLSEFSNSKQLIVITHMPQVANYADKHFKIYKDELNDKIYSRIKELNGEEKLKEIKEMYGEIVFGEVE; translated from the coding sequence ATGATACATTCATTGGCTGTAAAAAACTTTGGATTATTTAAAGATGTTAGCATAGATTTTTCTGAAGGATTAAATGTTATAACCGGCGAATCTGGCGCTGGGAAATCTATGTTAATAAAAGCTTTAATTTCTATTTTAAGCGGAAATGTTCCAAAAAATTTAAAAAATAACAATGGTTCTATTTCTGCATATATTACTATTTCCGATGATACAAAAAACGAATTAAGAGATTATCTTTTTATCGAAAACAATGATATTGTTATTAACGTAAACTTTAATGAAAAAAGATCTGTATTTAGAATTAATGGAGAAATTGTTCCAAAAAATATTTTAGAAAAAATAGGTTCGTATATAATGGAAGTACATACTCAAGATTCTCAGGTATTATTAAGAAATCCAAAGTACCATAATACTATAGCTTTCAATATATTTAAGAGAAATTTTGAAGACTTAATTATTGAATATAATAAAAAATATATTGAATATTTACAATTAAAAGAAAAATTAAACAATATTCCTTCTGATTCATCTGAAATATATAGGAAAATTGATATTTTAAATTTTCAAATAGAAGAAATAGAGAGAATATCACCAAAAGAAAACGAAGATGAAGAATTAAAAGTCGAGTATAAAAAATTAAATCATATTGAAGAAATTAAAATTAAATTAGAAAAATCTTTAGCAATTCTAAAAGATAACGACGAAAATATTGATGTATTAATCGGCGAGATTGTTAATGATATATCCCATATTTCCGATTATGGCTTTGAAAAAGAATTAGATTTTGCTATTTCTATACAAGATATGATAAATGAATTATATGGAAACTTAGAATCAAAGTTATATGACTTAGATTTAGATCCGGAAAGACTTAACGAAGTATCAAACAGACTTAATGATATTATGAATTTAAAAAGAAAATATGGTCCTACTTTAGAAGATGTTTTTATTAATTTAGAAAAGTTTAAATCAGAATTAAATGAATTATATGATTTGGAAAAAATTATAAATGAAATAAATCCTTTGATTGAAAAAAAGAAAAAAGAATTATTTAATTTAGGAGAAAAAATAAAGAAAAAAGGTGAGTTGCTATTAAAAGATTTAGAGGTAAAAATAAAAAATGAGCTAAACTCATTAAATATGGAACATGCGGAAATTATTTTTGAATTTAGTAAATTAAATGAACCTAGTAAATATGGAACATATAATGTTAGATTATTAGCAAAAACAAATCCACAATCAGATTATTTACCTTTAGAAAAAATTGCATCTGGTGGTGAATTATCAAGAATAATATTAGCTATAGAAAAATCACTTGGAGAAGCTCATGTTGTAGAAACAATGCTATTTGATGAAATAGATTCCGGTGTTGGACAAAGATTAGCTGATATAATTGGAAAAAAACTTAGTGAATTTTCAAATTCAAAACAATTAATTGTAATTACTCATATGCCCCAAGTAGCAAATTATGCTGATAAGCATTTCAAAATTTATAAAGATGAATTGAATGATAAAATTTATTCTAGAATAAAAGAACTAAATGGCGAAGAAAAATTAAAAGAAATAAAAGAAATGTATGGTGAAATAGTATTTGGAGAGGTGGAATAA
- a CDS encoding flagellin gives MRIGFNYLNQTNRLYNLSNLLLQRSQQLASGNRLINSSIDPAGFTIAQRLNTEFRTSYQAVRNIYDGIGALNVADQGVASIQDTLSRMRELAVRASNDLLPDEAKNAIQEEFNQLKQGINDVVRDTQYNNQQLLNGEFSAQLPLDIEGNKLKVEINDFRSDALNLENIDLTTQESAENALEILDNALEEVNGTRTQLGSYINRLGVAADNLLNQTENAAASENRISGADIAKTMAEYFKNQNLMQTTSMLLGQTGQLNATSVLNILQSP, from the coding sequence ATGAGAATTGGATTTAATTATTTAAATCAAACTAATAGATTATATAATCTTTCGAATTTATTATTACAAAGGTCTCAACAACTTGCTAGTGGTAATAGATTAATAAATTCATCTATTGATCCAGCTGGTTTTACTATTGCTCAAAGATTGAATACTGAATTTAGAACATCGTATCAAGCAGTGAGAAATATATATGATGGAATAGGAGCTTTAAATGTAGCTGATCAAGGCGTTGCTTCAATTCAAGATACATTAAGTAGAATGAGAGAATTAGCTGTTAGAGCTTCGAATGATCTATTGCCCGATGAAGCAAAGAATGCTATTCAAGAAGAATTTAATCAATTAAAGCAAGGGATTAATGATGTTGTAAGAGATACACAATATAATAATCAACAGCTTTTAAACGGTGAATTTAGTGCACAATTACCTTTAGACATTGAAGGAAATAAATTGAAAGTTGAGATTAATGATTTTAGATCAGATGCGTTGAATTTAGAAAATATTGATTTAACAACACAAGAAAGTGCAGAAAACGCGTTAGAAATTTTGGATAATGCATTAGAAGAAGTTAATGGTACGAGAACACAACTAGGTTCGTATATAAATAGATTAGGAGTAGCTGCTGATAATTTATTGAATCAAACAGAAAATGCAGCTGCAAGTGAAAATAGAATTTCAGGTGCAGATATAGCAAAAACAATGGCTGAATATTTTAAGAATCAAAATCTCATGCAAACAACCTCTATGCTTTTAGGTCAGACTGGTCAATTAAATGCAACATCTGTGCTAAATATTTTGCAATCTCCGTGA
- a CDS encoding GGDEF domain-containing protein — MKKRLFIISLSIFSFLFILSIIKYAYNPKGQILDLPIFYEIVKSPTEKEFEIIFENTMYNTIVFPRLSYNEIKVYLNNILIYENGYRYSSLWNKSFYITFDKKLLHDKNKLNIKLKGLYDVGIHKKIFLTDKLTAIKKTFLLNFINENIYLISIGATIVLGAILLIISEYNYIKYFRYLGLSSLFAGIYMFDMINKIYTGNLFISLIFRKIYLISFFISSILVLIGIEYYFFNKIKSKIMIYITIFSTLILLLSPNFYYLKIFSNYLNLIAMINLMIVSYWIFKSKNIHLLFPVTFLTITSIHSILILLFKINEPLIFGFGVLAASLGFGFSLVLEYRNLIEKNKKLLDKAILDPLTGAYNRNVFDNNEFSGYFAIIDINDLKKINDKYGHSKGDEILKEFVDIAKNNLRNTDYIIRLGGDEFAIITDSKNVKNIIERIKKIYNEKTGFDFSYGISSFKEKNYFELADKYLYRMKKNKK; from the coding sequence ATGAAAAAAAGATTATTTATTATATCTTTATCTATTTTTTCTTTCCTTTTTATTTTATCAATCATAAAATACGCATATAATCCAAAAGGTCAAATTTTAGACCTTCCTATTTTTTATGAAATAGTAAAATCTCCTACTGAAAAAGAATTTGAAATTATTTTTGAAAATACCATGTATAATACAATTGTTTTTCCTAGATTATCATATAATGAAATAAAAGTTTATTTAAATAATATCTTAATATATGAAAATGGATATAGGTATTCTAGTTTATGGAATAAATCTTTTTATATTACTTTTGATAAAAAATTATTGCATGATAAAAATAAATTAAATATAAAATTAAAAGGATTATATGATGTTGGAATTCATAAAAAAATTTTTTTGACTGACAAATTAACTGCAATAAAAAAGACTTTTTTATTAAATTTCATTAATGAAAATATATATTTAATATCAATAGGAGCAACAATAGTTTTAGGAGCAATCTTATTAATTATATCAGAATATAATTATATAAAATATTTTAGATACTTAGGGTTATCCTCTTTATTTGCTGGAATATATATGTTTGATATGATTAATAAAATTTATACTGGAAACTTATTTATTTCATTAATTTTTAGAAAGATATATCTAATTTCATTTTTCATAAGTAGTATATTAGTTCTTATTGGAATTGAATATTATTTCTTTAATAAAATAAAATCTAAAATTATGATTTATATTACTATATTTTCAACACTAATTTTACTATTATCCCCAAATTTTTATTATCTAAAAATATTTTCAAATTATTTAAATTTAATAGCAATGATAAATTTAATGATTGTCTCTTACTGGATATTTAAATCTAAAAATATTCATTTATTGTTCCCTGTAACTTTTTTAACAATTACTTCTATACATTCTATATTAATTTTATTATTTAAGATAAACGAACCTTTAATTTTTGGTTTTGGTGTTTTAGCAGCAAGCCTAGGATTTGGTTTCTCTCTTGTTCTAGAATATAGAAATCTTATTGAAAAAAATAAAAAACTTTTAGACAAAGCTATCCTTGATCCACTCACCGGAGCATATAATAGAAATGTTTTTGACAATAATGAATTTAGCGGATATTTTGCCATTATAGATATTAATGATTTGAAAAAAATAAATGATAAATACGGACATTCAAAGGGAGATGAAATTTTAAAAGAATTTGTTGATATTGCAAAAAATAATTTAAGAAATACTGATTATATTATAAGACTAGGTGGAGATGAATTTGCAATAATAACCGATTCAAAAAATGTTAAAAATATCATTGAAAGAATTAAAAAAATATATAATGAAAAAACTGGATTTGATTTTTCATATGGAATTTCATCCTTTAAAGAAAAAAATTATTTTGAATTAGCTGATAAATATTTATACAGAATGAAAAAAAATAAAAAATGA
- a CDS encoding inorganic phosphate transporter has translation MWIYLVPAMFFGWSLGANDAANIFGTAVSNKIVRYRTATIISAIFILLGAILGGAKGIETISNVTTQSMLSGSISVLSAAITMTIMTYIGVPVSSSQAIVGSIMAIGLIEGGVNWSIILKLVLAWVGTPIGGMIFGFISFRILSIPYNMIKSIYVKERVVQIATLIIGAYGAYSLGANNVANITGVFANTIGVEMAALIGGLAISIGVLTYSYKVMMTVGSQIIELDYFSASIAVLGESITVWIYALLGIPVSTSQAIVGAVIGAGYARGSRLTNKKVLLKILSAWINTPISAGLITSFIYFILKIVFKITI, from the coding sequence ATGTGGATATACTTAGTTCCAGCTATGTTTTTTGGATGGTCTTTAGGAGCAAATGATGCTGCGAATATATTTGGTACGGCCGTTTCTAATAAAATAGTAAGGTATAGAACAGCTACAATTATTTCGGCGATATTTATATTATTAGGCGCAATATTGGGTGGCGCAAAAGGTATAGAAACAATTAGTAATGTAACAACACAAAGTATGCTTTCTGGTTCTATTTCAGTATTATCAGCAGCAATCACTATGACTATAATGACTTATATCGGAGTTCCTGTTTCTTCTTCTCAAGCTATAGTTGGTTCTATTATGGCCATAGGATTAATTGAAGGTGGTGTGAATTGGTCTATTATACTAAAATTAGTTTTAGCTTGGGTAGGGACGCCTATAGGTGGTATGATTTTTGGGTTTATTTCATTTAGAATTTTGTCAATTCCATATAATATGATAAAATCAATATATGTAAAGGAAAGAGTAGTTCAAATTGCTACATTGATAATTGGTGCATATGGAGCATATTCCTTAGGAGCTAATAATGTAGCTAACATTACAGGTGTTTTTGCAAATACTATAGGTGTTGAGATGGCAGCATTAATTGGTGGGTTGGCAATATCTATAGGTGTATTAACATATAGTTATAAAGTTATGATGACTGTCGGATCTCAAATAATAGAATTAGATTATTTTTCTGCGTCAATAGCTGTTTTAGGTGAATCAATTACTGTTTGGATATACGCATTACTTGGTATTCCTGTATCTACGTCACAAGCTATAGTCGGAGCGGTAATAGGGGCTGGATATGCTAGAGGTTCTAGACTAACAAATAAAAAAGTATTATTGAAAATTTTAAGTGCATGGATAAATACACCAATATCGGCTGGATTAATTACATCATTTATATATTTCATATTAAAGATAGTTTTTAAAATAACAATTTAA
- a CDS encoding tetratricopeptide repeat protein encodes MKKIILLILLVFVSNWIYAENFTKLYNEFRIINSYHNIEDMEKLLNKLEKYTDNASLLALYCNALTEYANWGVKNDEKESIYTKAVEIGEKAIKLDSNNGYAHYSLGAAIGRLAQYKGIVSSLFMLGDFDEHIKMAIKLNPNLYTAYIAFGMRYRDVPWPMNNYKKSEEYLLKAADIEPGYVNAYYELGVLYKMWKKYNKAKEMFEKVIKMPLHSDWIEQGKEAKENAKIELNNLK; translated from the coding sequence ATGAAAAAAATAATATTATTAATTTTATTAGTATTTGTATCTAATTGGATTTATGCGGAAAATTTTACAAAATTATATAATGAATTTAGAATAATAAATAGTTATCATAATATTGAAGACATGGAAAAATTATTAAATAAGCTGGAAAAATATACTGATAATGCATCGTTACTTGCTTTATACTGTAATGCTTTAACTGAATATGCTAATTGGGGAGTTAAAAATGATGAAAAAGAAAGTATTTATACTAAAGCAGTAGAGATAGGGGAAAAAGCAATAAAATTAGATTCAAATAATGGTTATGCTCATTATTCTTTAGGAGCAGCTATAGGAAGATTAGCTCAGTATAAAGGAATAGTTTCTAGTTTATTTATGTTAGGAGATTTTGATGAACATATTAAAATGGCAATAAAGTTAAATCCTAACTTATATACTGCATATATAGCCTTTGGAATGAGATATAGAGATGTTCCTTGGCCTATGAACAATTATAAAAAGTCTGAAGAATATTTGTTAAAAGCAGCAGATATAGAGCCTGGATATGTTAATGCCTATTATGAATTAGGGGTTTTGTATAAAATGTGGAAAAAATATAACAAAGCAAAAGAAATGTTTGAAAAGGTCATAAAAATGCCATTACATTCTGATTGGATAGAACAGGGGAAAGAAGCAAAAGAAAATGCAAAAATAGAATTAAATAATTTAAAATGA